The following are encoded together in the Nitrospiraceae bacterium genome:
- a CDS encoding arginine decarboxylase, pyruvoyl-dependent, with amino-acid sequence MVPTHMFLSRGVGVHREKLASFEQALRSAGVAYCNLVSVSSILPPNCKIIPRKRGEKLLNPGEITHCVMARSETNERNRLISASIGLAIPTDRHTYGYLSEHHAYGETDEESGEYTEDLAAQMLATTLGIEFDSNIAWKEREQVFKMGGKIVRTLNITQSAIGKPNRWTTVVALAVFIPLENLPKKVRRR; translated from the coding sequence TCGCCTCGTTCGAGCAAGCGTTGCGTAGCGCCGGAGTGGCCTACTGTAACCTCGTCAGCGTGTCCTCGATCCTCCCTCCGAACTGCAAGATCATCCCCCGCAAACGAGGCGAAAAACTCTTGAACCCCGGCGAGATCACACATTGTGTCATGGCTCGCTCGGAGACGAACGAGCGTAATCGATTGATTTCGGCTTCTATCGGCCTCGCGATTCCCACAGACCGTCACACATACGGCTATCTGTCGGAGCACCACGCTTATGGAGAGACCGACGAAGAGTCGGGGGAGTATACGGAGGATTTGGCTGCACAAATGCTCGCGACCACGTTGGGGATCGAATTCGATTCCAACATCGCCTGGAAAGAGCGAGAACAGGTCTTCAAGATGGGCGGCAAAATCGTCCGTACGTTGAACATTACCCAATCCGCGATCGGGAAGCCTAATCGTTGGACCACCGTGGTTGCCTTGGCGGTCTTTATTCCTCTTGAAAATCTTCCCAAAAAGGTTCGTCGTCGCTAG